One window of the Thiovulum sp. ES genome contains the following:
- a CDS encoding 2-oxoacid:ferredoxin oxidoreductase, beta subunit (PFAM: Thiamine pyrophosphate enzyme, C-terminal TPP binding domain): MAEQKKIKNLKEFSKSSDRFEGSNLLCPGCAHSIIVREVLNATNDDLILSAATGCLEVSTAVYPFTSWDASWIHIGFENATTAVAGAEAMYKALKNKGRLPQPDRTPKFVAFAGDGATYDIGFQWLSGSFERGHNIMHVTLDNEVYANTGGQSSSSTPIGSSTTTAPAGRVSYGEKRVKKDMMSIMAAHGAPYVAQVAPNKWKDMVKKIQHGFAVEGPVYINAMSACTTEWRFDHKDTIMVSDVAVDSLVFPLYEIIDGHTWNITYRPKNVLPVKDYLALQGRFKHLFKPENEHIIDEWQKRVDQEWVRIQRMEENSPR; this comes from the coding sequence ATGGCTGAACAAAAGAAAATTAAAAACTTAAAAGAGTTCTCAAAGTCATCTGATAGATTTGAGGGTTCAAACCTTCTCTGTCCAGGTTGTGCTCACTCTATTATTGTTCGAGAAGTTTTAAATGCTACAAATGATGATTTAATTCTTTCTGCTGCGACAGGTTGTCTTGAAGTTTCAACTGCTGTTTATCCATTTACATCTTGGGATGCTTCTTGGATTCACATCGGTTTTGAAAATGCAACAACTGCTGTGGCAGGTGCTGAAGCGATGTATAAAGCTCTAAAAAACAAAGGACGACTACCACAACCTGATAGAACTCCTAAATTTGTAGCTTTTGCGGGTGATGGTGCGACTTACGATATTGGTTTCCAATGGCTTTCAGGTAGTTTTGAAAGAGGACACAATATTATGCATGTTACACTTGACAACGAGGTTTATGCAAATACTGGTGGTCAAAGTTCATCTTCAACTCCAATTGGTTCTTCAACAACAACAGCTCCAGCTGGTCGAGTTTCATACGGTGAAAAACGAGTTAAAAAAGACATGATGTCTATCATGGCCGCTCACGGTGCTCCATATGTTGCTCAAGTTGCTCCAAACAAATGGAAAGATATGGTGAAGAAAATTCAACACGGTTTTGCTGTTGAAGGTCCTGTTTATATCAATGCAATGAGTGCATGTACGACTGAGTGGAGATTTGACCACAAAGATACAATTATGGTTTCTGATGTTGCTGTTGATTCACTTGTTTTCCCTCTTTATGAAATTATTGATGGACACACTTGGAATATCACATACAGACCAAAAAATGTTTTACCAGTTAAAGATTATCTTGCACTTCAAGGAAGATTTAAGCATCTTTTTAAACCAGAAAACGAACATATTATCGATGAATGGCAAAAAAGAGTTGATCAAGAGTGGGTAAGAATTCAAAGAATGGAAGAAAACTCACCTAGATAA
- a CDS encoding 3-deoxy-D-manno-octulosonate cytidylyltransferase (PFAM: Cytidylyltransferase~TIGRFAM: 3-deoxy-D-manno-octulosonate cytidylyltransferase), whose protein sequence is MKNAIIIPARLQSSRLPRKVLLDICGKSLIQRVYEKVKESKKAQRIIVATDSDEVAKVVENFGGEVFMTSDQHKSGTDRVAEVTQNLDVDFVVNVQGDEPLISPDLIDKIIEMFENDKSVLFGTAKHKISEEEANDSHIVKVVTDVEENGIYFSRSRIPFHRDGGHEYFQHIGIYGYKKEFLEIFTKLPHGKLEDMEKLEQLRAIENGFKIRVVETEYKSIGVDTEADLEKVKRIICG, encoded by the coding sequence TTGAAAAATGCAATTATTATTCCTGCACGATTACAGTCCAGTCGTTTGCCGAGAAAAGTCCTCCTCGACATTTGTGGAAAAAGTCTAATTCAAAGAGTTTACGAAAAAGTCAAAGAGAGTAAAAAAGCACAACGAATAATTGTTGCAACAGATAGCGATGAGGTCGCAAAAGTTGTTGAAAATTTTGGAGGTGAAGTTTTTATGACTTCAGATCAACACAAGTCAGGAACAGACAGAGTCGCAGAAGTTACCCAAAATTTAGATGTAGATTTTGTGGTAAATGTGCAAGGCGATGAACCGCTGATTTCTCCTGACCTCATCGACAAGATAATTGAGATGTTTGAAAATGATAAAAGTGTGCTTTTTGGAACGGCAAAACATAAAATCAGCGAAGAAGAAGCGAATGATTCTCATATTGTCAAAGTTGTTACAGATGTTGAGGAAAACGGAATATATTTTTCACGGAGTCGAATTCCATTTCATCGAGACGGCGGACATGAATATTTTCAGCACATCGGAATTTACGGATACAAAAAAGAGTTTTTGGAAATTTTCACAAAATTGCCTCACGGAAAGTTAGAAGATATGGAAAAACTTGAGCAACTTCGAGCAATTGAAAATGGATTTAAAATTCGAGTTGTTGAGACTGAATATAAATCAATTGGAGTCGATACCGAAGCCGATTTGGAAAAAGTTAAAAGGATTATTTGTGGATAA
- a CDS encoding MAF protein (PFAM: Maf-like protein~TIGRFAM: MAF protein), whose amino-acid sequence MDKLLLCSGSETRANMLRERGIDFIQKSSLFDEETIIETDPKSFVYKATIGKYKSCLKNSSEFKKILVADTVVTANGLILRKANSESEARKILELQSGNSVSILTATILKNGNREIIDLSSTVYKFRKFDEVALNKFIDSGEWRGKAGACMVEGFCGNFIESVSGFESCAMGLSFEKIARFL is encoded by the coding sequence GTGGATAAATTATTGCTCTGTTCTGGTTCTGAAACTCGAGCAAATATGTTAAGAGAAAGAGGTATTGACTTCATTCAAAAATCTTCCCTTTTTGATGAAGAAACAATTATTGAAACCGACCCAAAAAGTTTTGTTTATAAAGCGACAATTGGGAAATACAAATCGTGCTTAAAGAATTCTAGTGAATTCAAAAAAATCCTTGTTGCGGACACTGTTGTTACTGCAAACGGATTGATTTTAAGAAAAGCAAATTCTGAAAGTGAAGCCCGAAAAATTCTCGAGTTACAAAGCGGAAACTCTGTTTCAATTCTCACTGCAACAATTCTTAAAAACGGAAATCGTGAAATCATTGATTTGAGTTCCACTGTTTATAAATTTCGGAAATTCGATGAGGTCGCCCTGAATAAATTTATAGATTCTGGTGAGTGGCGAGGAAAAGCTGGAGCTTGTATGGTCGAAGGATTTTGCGGTAATTTTATTGAGTCTGTTTCTGGTTTTGAGAGTTGTGCCATGGGTTTAAGTTTTGAAAAAATTGCGAGATTTTTGTGA
- a CDS encoding YidD family protein (PFAM: Domain of unknown function DUF37~TIGRFAM: conserved hypothetical protein YidD), translating into MKKIIQIFINFYQKYLTLLAYGSCRYYPTCSQYTKEQFRFNSFFKALFFSSKRIVTCNQLFIGGIDYPIIQKDFLTCVSFQKIGKIEYWFVPVPKKEKHFFAVKVMQHWS; encoded by the coding sequence GTGAAGAAAATCATTCAAATTTTCATAAATTTCTACCAAAAATATTTGACACTTCTTGCATATGGAAGTTGTCGATACTACCCGACTTGTTCGCAATACACAAAAGAGCAATTTCGTTTTAATTCATTTTTTAAAGCTCTCTTTTTTTCATCAAAAAGAATAGTAACTTGCAATCAACTTTTTATTGGTGGAATCGATTATCCAATTATTCAAAAAGATTTTTTAACTTGTGTCTCCTTTCAAAAAATTGGAAAAATTGAATATTGGTTTGTTCCTGTTCCTAAAAAAGAGAAACATTTTTTTGCTGTAAAAGTTATGCAACACTGGAGTTAA
- a CDS encoding undecaprenyl diphosphate synthase (PFAM: Putative undecaprenyl diphosphate synthase~TIGRFAM: undecaprenyl diphosphate synthase) has protein sequence MNIGIIMDGNGRWATRQGKKRTEGHRVGSEVVRDLTTFASKKHEISSLTLYAFSTENWKRPKLEVDFLMKLLSTYLNRELSTYLENGVKFRAIGDLTPFSKNLRKSIENLEKETENMSELTQNLAINYGGKDEIVRSIKKVLQNNDEVCEENIQKNLDLKENIDILIRTGGEKRVSNFLLWQIAYGELFFTDTLFPDFNHNELEKIVLEFKNRERRFGGL, from the coding sequence GTGAATATCGGAATTATTATGGACGGAAATGGTCGTTGGGCTACAAGGCAGGGAAAAAAGAGAACTGAAGGACACAGAGTTGGAAGTGAAGTCGTTCGAGATTTAACAACTTTTGCATCAAAGAAACATGAAATTTCCTCTTTAACTCTCTATGCTTTTTCAACTGAAAATTGGAAACGACCAAAATTAGAAGTTGATTTTTTAATGAAGCTTTTATCGACATATTTAAATAGAGAACTTTCAACATATTTGGAAAATGGTGTTAAATTTCGTGCAATTGGTGATTTAACTCCTTTTTCAAAAAATCTCAGAAAAAGCATTGAAAATCTCGAAAAAGAGACTGAAAATATGAGCGAACTTACTCAGAATCTTGCAATAAATTATGGCGGAAAAGATGAAATTGTTCGTAGCATAAAAAAAGTTTTACAAAATAATGATGAGGTTTGCGAAGAAAATATTCAAAAAAATCTTGATTTAAAAGAGAATATAGATATTTTAATTCGGACTGGTGGAGAAAAAAGAGTCTCTAATTTTCTACTTTGGCAAATTGCATATGGGGAACTTTTTTTTACAGATACACTTTTCCCAGATTTTAATCACAATGAATTAGAAAAAATAGTTCTTGAATTTAAAAACAGGGAAAGAAGATTTGGCGGACTTTAA
- a CDS encoding anti-sigma regulatory factor (Ser/Thr protein kinase) (PFAM: Histidine kinase-, DNA gyrase B-, and HSP90-like ATPase) — protein MTIISELANNITKHTPQGSIKVQFKEENCEIVATDSGGGISDVENSIKDGYSTANTLGIGFPSIIRLCDCLDIETSECGTEIICKKRV, from the coding sequence ATGACAATAATTTCCGAATTAGCAAATAACATAACTAAACACACTCCACAAGGCTCTATAAAAGTTCAATTCAAAGAAGAGAATTGTGAAATAGTTGCTACTGATTCTGGTGGAGGAATTTCAGATGTTGAAAACTCAATCAAAGATGGATACAGCACAGCAAATACATTGGGAATTGGTTTTCCATCAATAATTAGACTTTGCGACTGTTTAGATATAGAGACTTCAGAGTGTGGAACAGAAATTATTTGTAAAAAGAGGGTTTAG
- a CDS encoding anti-anti-sigma regulatory factor (antagonist of anti-sigma factor) (PFAM: STAS domain), protein MPISQLDTNKIEELQGQLLNAGIPVLDVADDIAMVPLIGLIDSAKSQKLMEDMLYNIKTNETKIIILDILGISVVDSAVASHLIKITKATKLMGCETIISGISPSIAQTMVNLGIEIENLITTATLKNALSLAYQKTGYVMKKLNG, encoded by the coding sequence TTGCCGATTTCACAACTAGATACAAACAAAATTGAAGAGTTACAAGGACAACTATTGAATGCAGGAATTCCAGTTTTAGATGTCGCTGACGACATCGCAATGGTCCCACTTATCGGACTTATAGATTCTGCAAAGAGTCAAAAGCTTATGGAAGATATGCTTTATAACATCAAAACAAATGAGACAAAAATTATTATTCTTGATATTTTAGGAATTTCTGTTGTTGATAGTGCTGTTGCTTCTCATCTTATTAAAATTACAAAAGCGACAAAATTGATGGGTTGCGAAACAATTATTTCAGGAATTTCACCAAGTATTGCACAAACAATGGTGAATCTTGGAATTGAAATTGAAAATCTCATCACAACCGCAACTCTTAAAAATGCACTCTCACTTGCTTATCAAAAAACAGGTTATGTGATGAAGAAACTTAATGGATAG
- a CDS encoding hydrolase, TatD family (PFAM: TatD related DNase~TIGRFAM: hydrolase, TatD family) — MLIDTHVHLDNEKFEKDYNEMFKRAIDGGVEKFIIPGADPKDLVKAIELSKNESVFFAVGVHPYHIDDWDETIFEKVSNPKCVAVGECGLDYFRLPEDKVEKEKVIEKQKEIFRKQIRIAKKFKKPIIVHIREASEDAKQILLEENGDEVGGVLHCYNADRTLLDLADSNFYFGIGGVVTFKNGKRLQAVLPDIPREKLLLETDAPYLTPHPHRGERNEPFYTTFIAEKVAELLNENIETITNLTTKNSEEIFKFHE; from the coding sequence ATGTTGATTGATACACATGTCCATCTTGACAATGAGAAGTTTGAAAAAGATTACAATGAGATGTTTAAACGAGCGATAGATGGTGGAGTTGAAAAATTTATAATTCCTGGAGCAGATCCAAAAGATTTGGTAAAAGCAATTGAGCTTTCAAAAAATGAGAGTGTCTTTTTTGCAGTTGGTGTTCATCCGTATCACATTGATGATTGGGATGAAACTATTTTTGAAAAAGTATCAAATCCAAAATGTGTAGCAGTTGGTGAATGTGGTTTAGACTATTTCCGATTACCTGAAGATAAAGTTGAAAAAGAGAAAGTTATCGAAAAACAGAAAGAGATTTTCCGAAAACAGATCAGAATTGCTAAAAAATTTAAAAAACCAATTATTGTGCATATTCGAGAGGCAAGTGAAGATGCAAAACAGATTTTATTAGAAGAGAACGGCGATGAGGTCGGAGGAGTTTTGCACTGTTACAATGCGGATAGAACACTTTTAGATTTAGCAGATAGTAATTTCTATTTTGGAATTGGTGGAGTTGTTACATTTAAAAATGGAAAAAGATTACAAGCTGTTTTGCCAGATATTCCACGAGAAAAATTATTACTTGAAACAGATGCCCCATATTTAACACCTCATCCACATCGAGGCGAAAGAAACGAACCTTTTTACACAACTTTTATAGCTGAAAAAGTGGCTGAACTTCTAAATGAAAATATTGAAACAATTACAAATTTAACAACAAAAAATAGCGAGGAGATTTTTAAATTTCATGAATAA
- a CDS encoding putative glycosyl hydrolase (PFAM: Transglycosylase SLT domain; LysM domain): protein MNKFIFLLFPILLFGNLSFDNSVDKQIEILRKFDVDSSFLNNKHFQDKLKEYRTDIRKVYFFKALSKAVLSLPTIKKILSESRIPNEFLYLAMAESQLKTKAYSNKRAAGMWQFIPETARLYDLRIDRFIDERLDIVKSTNVAIQFLTDMHKQFGKWYLAAIAYNCGEGALRRAIAKAGTDDLEILINPDNHLLPRESRNYIRKILSFAILEQSEDLFSSEYTYLLNIGNTSSLATVEIGGGETLSRVASLIGMEEDELINLNTHILKRITPLDDKKYSIHIPRHKLPVFRKMYHEVTENGLVYVVKSGDSLYEIGHRFGIPYREIQKRNALLNSNLFIGQKLIIPIVYNSESEKESKVVRFAKQSEYNVQRGDTLYSIAREFRIDVESLMEKNNLHSPTIQIGEKLIVE from the coding sequence ATGAATAAATTTATATTTTTACTCTTTCCAATTCTTCTTTTTGGAAATTTATCTTTTGATAATAGTGTTGATAAACAGATAGAAATTTTAAGAAAATTTGATGTTGATAGCTCATTTTTAAACAATAAACATTTTCAAGACAAATTAAAAGAGTATAGAACTGATATTAGAAAAGTATATTTTTTTAAAGCTCTAAGTAAAGCTGTTTTATCCTTACCAACAATTAAAAAAATTCTTTCTGAGTCTCGTATTCCAAATGAGTTTTTATATTTAGCGATGGCAGAGTCGCAACTGAAAACAAAAGCTTATTCAAATAAAAGAGCTGCGGGAATGTGGCAATTTATTCCTGAAACTGCTCGACTTTATGATTTAAGAATTGATCGCTTTATTGACGAGAGATTAGATATTGTTAAATCAACAAATGTAGCAATTCAGTTTTTAACAGATATGCACAAACAATTTGGAAAGTGGTATCTTGCTGCAATAGCTTACAATTGTGGCGAAGGTGCTTTGCGAAGAGCAATTGCAAAAGCTGGAACAGATGATTTGGAAATTTTAATAAATCCAGATAATCATCTTTTACCAAGAGAGAGCCGAAACTACATTCGTAAGATTCTCTCTTTTGCAATTCTTGAGCAGAGTGAAGACCTTTTCTCTTCAGAATACACTTATCTTTTAAATATTGGAAACACTTCATCACTTGCAACCGTTGAAATTGGTGGCGGTGAAACTCTCTCTCGTGTCGCTTCTCTTATTGGAATGGAAGAGGATGAGCTTATAAATTTAAACACACATATTTTGAAAAGAATTACTCCACTTGATGATAAAAAATATTCTATTCATATTCCTAGACATAAATTGCCTGTTTTTAGAAAAATGTATCATGAAGTTACAGAAAATGGTTTAGTTTATGTTGTGAAAAGTGGAGACTCGCTCTATGAAATTGGACATAGATTTGGAATACCGTATCGAGAGATACAAAAACGAAATGCACTCTTAAACAGCAACCTCTTTATTGGACAAAAACTTATAATTCCAATCGTGTATAATTCGGAGTCGGAGAAAGAGAGTAAAGTAGTTAGATTTGCGAAACAGAGTGAATACAATGTTCAGCGAGGCGACACACTCTATTCAATTGCAAGAGAATTTCGTATAGATGTTGAAAGTCTTATGGAAAAAAATAACCTGCACTCTCCAACAATTCAGATAGGAGAAAAATTAATTGTTGAATAA
- a CDS encoding lipoprotein (PFAM: Sporulation related domain~TIGRFAM: rare lipoprotein A) — translation MLNKILLFTVSLLFLSSCGGDIPNPLKSDEVVENEKVPVGKKYRGFARWNEEYMEGEIGITNELFNMNYITASHRTLPIDTMLFVKSLEKDRSIIVRISSNSMRENDIALELSKMTSERLGIFGDETALVEYKVIGYEQKFDENYLAGDVKLPSPDSAKNIEAILEENSEQSEEDKADFVLTKVELDNTIVDEEIEIKETPQTENNESKIENKTEISATLSIIRNSDLDSDNDLEVELPKANEDFQESNNTYELSDFKVINNDEVSEKSEVIEQNTTSSVENNETNKTVVEKKPVKTEYKRVYYVQLGAYESLERAESFIKEKNVTMPEPLKIIVREDGNFFKVWVSGFTNEDGARKFSSEKKYFDSSFLVWREEEVIIE, via the coding sequence TTGTTGAATAAAATATTGCTTTTTACTGTATCTTTACTGTTTTTAAGTTCTTGCGGTGGAGATATTCCTAACCCTCTAAAGTCTGATGAGGTCGTGGAAAATGAAAAAGTTCCAGTAGGAAAAAAGTATCGTGGTTTTGCTCGATGGAATGAGGAGTATATGGAGGGTGAAATTGGAATTACAAATGAACTTTTCAATATGAATTATATTACAGCTTCTCATAGAACTTTACCAATTGACACAATGCTTTTTGTAAAAAGTCTTGAGAAAGATAGAAGTATTATTGTTCGTATTTCATCGAACAGCATGAGAGAAAATGATATTGCTCTTGAACTCTCAAAAATGACATCTGAAAGATTAGGAATTTTTGGAGATGAAACAGCTCTTGTTGAATACAAAGTTATTGGATATGAGCAGAAATTTGACGAAAATTATTTAGCTGGAGATGTGAAATTACCAAGTCCAGATAGTGCTAAAAATATAGAGGCAATTCTTGAAGAGAATAGCGAACAGAGTGAAGAGGATAAAGCGGATTTTGTTTTAACAAAAGTCGAACTCGACAACACAATTGTTGATGAAGAGATTGAGATTAAAGAGACTCCGCAAACTGAGAACAATGAAAGCAAGATAGAAAACAAAACTGAAATTAGTGCTACTCTCTCAATTATTAGAAATAGCGATTTAGATAGTGATAATGATTTAGAAGTTGAGTTACCAAAAGCAAATGAAGATTTTCAAGAATCAAATAACACTTATGAACTCTCTGATTTTAAAGTTATAAATAACGATGAGGTCTCTGAAAAAAGTGAAGTAATTGAACAAAACACAACCTCATCCGTAGAAAATAATGAAACAAATAAGACAGTTGTTGAGAAAAAACCAGTTAAAACAGAATACAAACGAGTCTATTATGTTCAGCTTGGTGCTTATGAATCTTTAGAGAGAGCTGAAAGTTTTATTAAAGAGAAAAATGTAACAATGCCCGAACCTCTTAAAATAATTGTTAGAGAAGATGGAAATTTCTTTAAAGTTTGGGTTTCTGGTTTTACTAATGAAGATGGAGCTAGAAAATTCTCATCTGAAAAAAAATATTTTGATTCATCTTTCCTTGTTTGGCGAGAAGAGGAGGTTATTATCGAATGA
- a CDS encoding imidazoleglycerol-phosphate dehydratase (PFAM: Imidazoleglycerol-phosphate dehydratase): MKIEQKRNTKETQVSLELDFNGDGNFKIDSGVGFFDHMLEALSKHSLIDFNLKAVGDTHIDDHHTVEDVGIVIGEAFAKGVYPAKGIERYGNATVVMDEASVTCDLDISNRPFLHFDLGDLDGKVGNFDVELVEEFFRAFVLNSRITLHLVLNRGKNRHHIIEASFKALAVALRRALSKNEKLKIPSTKGVI; this comes from the coding sequence ATGAAAATAGAACAGAAACGAAATACAAAAGAGACCCAAGTCTCATTAGAATTAGATTTTAATGGAGATGGAAATTTTAAAATAGATTCTGGTGTTGGTTTTTTTGATCATATGCTAGAAGCTCTATCAAAACACTCTCTTATTGATTTTAATTTAAAAGCGGTCGGCGATACTCATATTGATGATCATCACACTGTTGAAGATGTTGGAATTGTTATTGGAGAAGCTTTTGCAAAAGGAGTTTATCCCGCAAAAGGAATTGAGCGATATGGAAATGCAACAGTTGTTATGGACGAAGCTTCTGTAACTTGTGATTTGGATATTAGCAACAGACCATTTTTACACTTTGATTTAGGTGATTTAGATGGCAAAGTTGGAAATTTTGATGTTGAACTTGTTGAAGAGTTTTTTCGTGCTTTTGTTCTAAACAGCAGAATTACTTTACACCTTGTTTTAAATCGTGGTAAAAATCGACACCATATCATTGAAGCATCTTTTAAGGCTCTCGCGGTTGCTCTTCGTCGTGCTTTATCAAAAAATGAGAAACTTAAAATTCCCTCTACAAAAGGTGTGATTTAG
- a CDS encoding Protein of unknown function (DUF1239) (PFAM: Protein of unknown function (DUF1239)) — protein sequence MSKLTIFISLIFIFNLAIYLFTGYDLDLKNITVEQKNPQIILRDFKLLEIDKNGAVKTTLSGTRGLSYKDGVYKIKSITLLSVNFATVETVSGDYAFYRDKSLDISGNVKYSRSDGSELETNRLSYHVKDNMFHIPNDFIFKMSNTIVRGNSLYIMRNTGIINAENIQATLTR from the coding sequence ATGAGTAAATTGACCATTTTTATCTCTCTTATTTTTATTTTTAATCTGGCAATCTATCTTTTTACGGGATATGATTTAGATTTAAAAAATATAACAGTTGAGCAAAAGAATCCTCAAATTATTTTGAGAGATTTTAAACTTTTAGAAATTGATAAAAATGGTGCAGTTAAAACAACTCTTTCAGGAACTAGAGGTTTGAGTTATAAAGATGGAGTTTATAAAATAAAATCTATAACTCTTCTTTCTGTGAATTTTGCAACAGTTGAAACAGTCTCTGGAGACTATGCTTTTTACAGAGACAAGAGTCTTGATATTTCTGGAAATGTAAAATACAGCAGGTCTGATGGTTCTGAACTTGAGACAAACCGTCTCTCTTATCATGTAAAAGATAATATGTTTCATATTCCAAACGATTTTATTTTTAAGATGAGTAATACAATTGTTCGTGGAAATAGCCTCTATATTATGCGGAACACAGGAATTATAAATGCTGAAAATATACAGGCTACTTTAACACGGTAA
- a CDS encoding hypothetical protein (PFAM: OstA-like protein~TIGRFAM: lipopolysaccharide transport periplasmic protein LptA): MLKIYTILLFGFLSLLFGSSEEVRIEANIFEVNEKDKISIFSGEVKIRKGRDELNSSVLKIYFDEENQPERYEILNSVSFKIHLKENSTYLGKAEKVNLFPKTDKYIFSKDVEIYEIETGRKIEGDNVSLDGESGSARIVGGSKKPVVMSFKVEGKEE, translated from the coding sequence ATGTTAAAAATATATACTATTTTGCTCTTTGGGTTTCTCTCCCTCCTTTTTGGTTCAAGCGAGGAAGTCCGAATCGAAGCAAATATATTTGAAGTTAATGAGAAAGACAAGATTTCAATTTTTAGCGGTGAAGTAAAAATTAGAAAGGGTCGAGATGAGTTGAACTCTTCTGTTCTAAAAATATATTTTGATGAAGAGAACCAGCCAGAAAGATACGAAATCTTGAACAGTGTATCTTTTAAAATTCATCTCAAAGAGAACTCCACATATTTAGGAAAAGCAGAAAAAGTAAATCTTTTTCCAAAAACAGATAAATATATCTTTTCAAAAGATGTTGAAATATATGAAATTGAAACTGGTCGAAAAATAGAGGGGGATAATGTCTCTCTTGATGGAGAATCTGGTAGTGCTAGAATTGTTGGTGGAAGCAAAAAACCCGTTGTTATGAGTTTTAAAGTCGAAGGAAAAGAGGAGTAA